tatatatatatatatatatatatatatatatatatatatatatatatatatgtgtgtgtgtgtgtgtgtgtgtgtgtgtgtgtgtgtgtgtgagtgtatgaacGTCTCATTAAacaggaaggtgggggggaagggggactaAGCTTCGTTAGTGATGCAGGGAGATaagtagttcccccccccccccctcttcccaatCCCACAtctcccccgcccctccctcagTGGCAGATGTTTGTGGCACAGACAACCCTCCCCCCTGCCTCCACCTCATTCCCCCTCCCCGGCAAGAATACCTCCACCATGGCTTTGTTCCGACGCCGTCGGGCCGTCGCAGGACTAATAAGGCCAGTCTGAAGGACTGCGGATACAGAGCTAAACGTATGATCTTCCGTCATCGATTCGGGTGTCGGAGGGCCGTCGCACGTGCCCCCACCCTGTCCGACACCCCACCCAGGGCCGCACACCTGCCGGGAGGCGGGACCGTCGGAACGCGCACCCAATCAGCGGCGGGTACGCGAACGTGCGGCCAACCAGCGTCGGCCCGCCCGGCCAGGTGCCACCCAGGGGACGCCGCACACCACGCCACACTCAGTTGGTTACCGGGCGGGGAGTAGAGCGGACGCACTCTCCGGCGCTCCTCTCTTCCACCCTTCCCGCTCTCCTCACACGCCAGACAAGATGTGAGGCGCTGGGCTCGGCGCCTCCAACTGCCGCTACGAGTCAGCTCGCTGTTTTCCATCTGTGATCTCAACTGTGATAATGCCGAAAGGTTTCCTGGTGAAAAGGAGAGACGACATGAGTGCTTTGGACTTGGTGCCCTACCGGCCGTGGCGCGACGCCTCCTTGCCTGCCGAGCAAGAGGAACCGGTGGACTTCAGCTTCCGGAGTCGACGCGAGAGCCAGAGGTCGGAGGCGAGGTCCCGCGAGGACCTGCAGCAGGTACGTGTTGAAGGGTACGTGGAGGGCGTGAAGGAGGTGGTGCACGTGCGAGGCGCCGATAAGGGGAGTCGCCTGCTAGTCAGGACGCCGGACTCGGGCTTCAGTAGCCCCTCCGACGGCGACTTCTACAGGAGGTCCGTGTGCCAAACGCCATCGGCAAGACTTCCGCCTAAGCTGCACCCTGACGTGGTGGCCCCGTGTGAGGGGGAGCAGACGGCGCCCCTGGCACTTATCAAGAGGAAGCATCCGGACGATGAGCAGAGGACCCTTCTGCATGTCTCCACTGTGCAGCCGCCTCCAGAACCCAGCCAATTCCAACCTTTCCAGCTGACCATACCACGCGTGGACGACCCGCGGTACATCATCCCGCCTCAGACCAGCCCGTACCACCTGTTGTCCCCCACGCTGTACTGGCCGCATGGCTCCTCGCCCCTCAGGTCGCCCATCCCGTTCACCTCGCCCCTCGGCCGCTCGCCGTACGACCTCAGTCACACTGCGGTGCCACTCCACAGCCCCCAGGAGGGACTCAACCTCACCACGCGTCCTCTGGGCTCGCCGCGCCTCACCACGCCCATCAAGGTCCCGGCGAAGTCGCCAGGGAGCAGTATCGCCACGCCACAGAAGCGCAAGTCCCCCAGCACCTCCGGCTCGTCCGAGAAGAAGTTGAAAACCTCCAAGAAGACGAAGGCAGCGAGGCGTCTCAACTTCGACGAGGACAAGACGTCGCCCGTGTCG
The nucleotide sequence above comes from Panulirus ornatus isolate Po-2019 chromosome 68, ASM3632096v1, whole genome shotgun sequence. Encoded proteins:
- the LOC139747415 gene encoding uncharacterized protein, coding for MPKGFLVKRRDDMSALDLVPYRPWRDASLPAEQEEPVDFSFRSRRESQRSEARSREDLQQVRVEGYVEGVKEVVHVRGADKGSRLLVRTPDSGFSSPSDGDFYRRSVCQTPSARLPPKLHPDVVAPCEGEQTAPLALIKRKHPDDEQRTLLHVSTVQPPPEPSQFQPFQLTIPRVDDPRYIIPPQTSPYHLLSPTLYWPHGSSPLRSPIPFTSPLGRSPYDLSHTAVPLHSPQEGLNLTTRPLGSPRLTTPIKVPAKSPGSSIATPQKRKSPSTSGSSEKKLKTSKKTKAARRLNFDEDKTSPVSGTIIRELAEGEEPLVVRKGDIDPAYNVVEITEEAKAELAKIDNKIGDYVCRLCKEMYDDAFGLAQHRCSRIIHVEYRCPECDKVFNCPANLASHRRWHKPKTSITSTSAPTTSAAPTKNEAEGTPGKSYSENNNNSSSANNNNLLKGPPALVPLPQFMAMAREEESSEEQFECELCFKKFKRQSYLRKHLATHRGEPSDADGAGPSQVPQPPALTPLLSPPFPSEVLPCHLCAAAFYTPAALELHLETTHMPKLESAGVPLHVPRPQFSPRAALPTHPPPPPPPHLLHRPHQISAPT